In Parcubacteria group bacterium, the following are encoded in one genomic region:
- a CDS encoding peptidoglycan-binding protein, with amino-acid sequence MVTSTGGGGGGGSGGGGGGGGGSTGGGGSVTVSSATIERLATNILSAQKALLDLAIIKKTSPNDPSIPGKLAEIQKAILEITQELQQILSSASTSGLFSFSINLSLGSYNNDVHELQRILAREKFYFGSITGYFGPVTRAAVIRFQRYFGILPGNQITPGLGLVGPLTRMKLNELLQKP; translated from the coding sequence GTGGTTACTAGCACCGGCGGTGGCGGCGGTGGCGGCAGCGGAGGCGGTGGCGGTGGCGGTGGCGGCAGCACTGGTGGTGGAGGTAGTGTAACTGTTTCTTCTGCTACCATAGAACGTTTGGCAACTAATATTCTATCAGCGCAAAAGGCCCTGCTTGATTTGGCTATTATCAAAAAGACCTCTCCAAACGATCCGTCAATTCCCGGAAAGCTCGCCGAAATCCAGAAAGCTATTCTGGAGATTACCCAAGAACTTCAGCAAATTTTATCATCAGCTTCAACGTCTGGACTGTTTTCTTTTTCCATCAATCTCTCTTTAGGGTCTTACAATAACGATGTTCACGAACTTCAAAGAATTCTCGCTCGAGAGAAATTCTATTTTGGCTCTATCACCGGATACTTCGGTCCTGTTACTCGCGCTGCGGTTATACGCTTTCAGCGGTATTTTGGCATTTTGCCTGGTAATCAAATCACTCCCGGTTTAGGGTTGGTAGGGCCTTTAACCAGAATGAAGCTAAACGAACTCTTACAGAAGCCATGA
- a CDS encoding DNA primase, giving the protein MNDNVQQIKERLNIVDVLSGYIRLIKAGVNYKALCPFHNEKTPSFMVSPSRQSWHCFGGCGEGGDIFTFIEKIEGVEFVEALKILAEKAGVILEHVDPKLRTEKDRMYEICEKAAQFFTQKLGNPNANVISDYLHKRGLVDKTIDEWRLGYAPDSWDSLLSFLKAKGYKEPEIEKTGLIIQIQNTKYQIPRWHDRFRNRLMFPIFDANGRVVAFSGRLMSEIITSQTERADSGKYVNSPETVLYSKSRALYGLDRAKTEIRKNNKVVLVEGQMDILLSFQDGVRNIVATSGTALTEDHLMILKRLTENLVLAFDMDDAGFKATKRGIEMAQSNGFNISVLELEPGKDPADFVKERPGELIKILQNARPIMSYYFNQVFQKFDINKIDGKKIVAITLLSEIKRLPSAIERSGWIRELSLKLGVSERDLEEEMSKIESQKTDNFQRLSASNPHESALVKTRKEILSERLLALLLKAPESVKEAVKIASVLPPSDFEILSAFSVKSADTTNFSDVRSALRSDLRPRLDFLYLAGDFEVEKSGPDFNPTNEIKRLINDIEKEHYKEMLGKIEIAIKKNESLSTISGSTELAMKNNGRAFLDGKNLETLTKEFQNISNKLYQLNEK; this is encoded by the coding sequence ATGAACGACAACGTGCAACAAATAAAAGAGCGTCTGAATATAGTGGATGTTTTGTCCGGCTATATTCGGCTGATAAAAGCCGGCGTTAATTACAAGGCTCTTTGTCCGTTTCATAACGAGAAAACTCCGTCATTTATGGTTAGCCCTTCGCGTCAAAGCTGGCACTGTTTCGGGGGTTGCGGCGAAGGGGGCGATATTTTTACGTTTATAGAAAAGATAGAGGGCGTTGAATTTGTTGAGGCCTTAAAAATTTTGGCGGAAAAAGCAGGAGTAATTTTAGAACATGTTGATCCCAAGTTGCGCACCGAAAAAGACCGTATGTATGAAATTTGCGAAAAAGCCGCACAATTTTTTACGCAAAAACTTGGTAATCCTAATGCCAATGTAATAAGCGATTATTTGCACAAAAGAGGACTGGTAGATAAAACTATTGATGAATGGCGGCTCGGCTATGCGCCCGACTCTTGGGATTCGCTTTTATCTTTTTTAAAAGCTAAGGGCTATAAAGAACCGGAAATTGAAAAAACCGGCTTAATTATCCAAATACAAAATACTAAATACCAGATACCAAGATGGCATGATCGTTTTAGAAATCGCTTAATGTTCCCAATTTTTGACGCGAACGGACGGGTTGTGGCTTTTTCCGGCCGGCTAATGTCAGAAATTATTACTTCTCAAACCGAAAGAGCCGACAGCGGCAAATATGTTAATTCTCCGGAGACGGTTTTATATAGCAAGAGCCGCGCTCTTTATGGTTTAGATCGTGCCAAAACAGAGATCAGAAAAAATAACAAAGTTGTTTTGGTAGAAGGCCAAATGGATATACTTTTGTCGTTCCAAGACGGAGTGAGGAATATTGTTGCCACCTCGGGGACGGCTTTAACCGAAGATCACCTAATGATTTTGAAGAGATTGACCGAAAATTTAGTTTTAGCCTTTGATATGGATGATGCCGGATTTAAAGCAACAAAGCGCGGCATAGAAATGGCCCAAAGCAACGGATTTAATATTTCGGTTTTAGAACTTGAACCCGGTAAAGATCCGGCGGATTTTGTAAAAGAACGTCCGGGAGAACTAATAAAAATACTTCAAAACGCCCGGCCCATAATGTCTTATTATTTTAATCAGGTTTTCCAAAAATTCGATATAAATAAAATCGATGGAAAAAAAATCGTTGCGATTACGCTGCTTTCGGAAATTAAGCGCCTTCCGTCGGCCATTGAACGTTCCGGCTGGATTAGGGAATTGTCGTTAAAATTGGGCGTTTCCGAACGCGATCTTGAAGAGGAAATGTCTAAAATAGAATCGCAGAAAACAGATAACTTTCAGCGTTTATCTGCGTCAAATCCGCATGAATCCGCGCTTGTAAAAACCAGAAAAGAAATTTTGAGCGAAAGGCTTTTGGCGTTATTATTAAAAGCTCCGGAATCAGTTAAAGAAGCTGTAAAAATAGCGTCGGTGTTGCCGCCTTCTGATTTTGAGATTTTATCCGCCTTCTCCGTCAAATCGGCTGACACGACGAACTTTTCGGATGTACGGTCGGCTCTGCGAAGTGATTTAAGGCCGCGGCTGGATTTTTTGTATTTGGCGGGCGACTTTGAGGTTGAAAAAAGCGGTCCGGATTTTAATCCAACAAATGAAATAAAGCGTTTAATAAACGACATTGAGAAGGAGCATTACAAAGAGATGCTTGGTAAAATAGAGATTGCGATTAAAAAAAATGAAAGCCTCTCAACGATTAGCGGTTCGACAGAGCTCGCCATGAAAAATAACGGCCGGGCCTTTCTGGACGGTAAAAATTTAGAAACTTTGACCAAAGAATTCCAAAATATTTCGAATAAACTTTATCAACTAAATGAAAAATAA
- a CDS encoding fibronectin type III domain-containing protein: MSGSGPEYIARFDPATGQTTKLGIIPSGGEAYSMIAAYGKLFIASYPHAILHIYDPTKPFNPSPRLTKTDNPAYYGSTAPNQDRPRAMVKGNDGRIYMANHPTYGYLGGAISWYDPVNDSVGSVPTPVPNQSLWSLASLPDGTIAIGTDIDGGPGTVPTATQTKLCVWNYNDPTRCQWEGAPLQPGNTGIKSLALGGDNLLYGAGGKQVFAFNPATRTILATTTFPQGGVLHRAGLMTLADGRVVALTASSATFVKYNSSTTGGTWTFKTFAKGTLTSGGAILGDYLYAASGKALVRVRIPSATATTVANFEKVGSVIGLGIVQGGSMVAPGPGGQADSQVEYGLTTAYGLSTPIAPTLVSAHSISLTNLTLDTLYHYRVKSRDASGNLATSEDATFRTAQLSTIDTTPPQISNVNASASVSSITVTWQTNEQTDSKVEYGTSATYGSAVSTTTLWTSHSLVLPNLSPDTLYHYRVKSKDASGNESQSSNNTIRTVSDTPGSCTPSSINNGTVSPYPSCSPATLDTEWKAVSVWLLAPAVAAVAAAEAVAVAVAAALVVEVV; encoded by the coding sequence ATGAGTGGATCGGGCCCAGAATATATAGCCCGCTTTGATCCTGCGACAGGCCAGACCACAAAATTAGGTATCATCCCTAGTGGAGGCGAGGCATATTCAATGATTGCGGCATACGGAAAGCTATTCATCGCTTCCTATCCGCATGCAATCCTGCATATTTATGATCCAACAAAACCTTTCAACCCTTCGCCAAGACTGACGAAAACCGACAACCCGGCGTATTACGGATCTACCGCGCCGAATCAAGACAGGCCTCGCGCGATGGTCAAAGGCAATGACGGTAGAATTTATATGGCTAATCATCCAACCTACGGTTATTTGGGTGGCGCGATTTCATGGTACGATCCAGTTAATGACAGTGTTGGTTCAGTTCCGACGCCGGTCCCAAACCAGTCGCTCTGGAGTCTCGCAAGTTTGCCCGACGGTACGATTGCAATTGGGACAGACATAGATGGCGGTCCAGGGACTGTTCCTACCGCCACGCAGACAAAGCTTTGTGTTTGGAATTATAACGACCCGACTCGGTGTCAGTGGGAAGGCGCTCCGCTACAGCCGGGTAATACTGGCATAAAGTCTCTCGCCTTAGGTGGCGATAATCTCCTCTACGGCGCCGGGGGAAAACAGGTGTTTGCCTTTAATCCGGCCACGCGCACCATATTGGCCACAACTACTTTTCCGCAAGGGGGGGTTCTTCATCGCGCTGGTCTAATGACTTTGGCTGACGGTCGCGTGGTGGCACTTACAGCCAGTTCCGCAACGTTCGTTAAATATAATAGTTCCACTACGGGTGGAACCTGGACTTTTAAGACTTTTGCGAAGGGCACTCTTACATCAGGCGGAGCCATTCTAGGCGATTATCTGTATGCCGCGTCTGGCAAAGCCTTAGTTCGGGTTCGTATCCCGTCCGCTACAGCAACTACGGTGGCCAATTTTGAGAAAGTCGGTAGTGTTATCGGACTAGGTATAGTACAAGGGGGATCGATGGTGGCGCCTGGTCCAGGCGGCCAAGCAGATTCGCAAGTCGAATATGGTCTCACGACTGCCTACGGCCTTTCAACACCGATTGCGCCAACGCTTGTTTCGGCGCACTCAATAAGTCTCACCAATCTTACCCTCGACACCCTCTACCACTATCGCGTCAAATCCAGAGATGCCTCCGGTAATCTCGCAACTTCTGAGGACGCGACTTTCCGTACCGCACAGCTGTCTACCATTGATACCACTCCTCCCCAGATCTCCAATGTGAATGCCTCGGCCTCCGTTTCTTCAATTACCGTAACCTGGCAGACGAATGAACAAACTGACTCCAAGGTAGAATATGGAACAAGTGCAACTTATGGGTCGGCCGTCTCTACTACAACCCTATGGACTTCCCACTCTCTCGTTCTTCCAAATCTCTCTCCAGACACCCTTTACCACTACCGGGTAAAGTCCAAAGACGCGTCAGGAAATGAATCCCAATCTTCGAACAATACCATCCGTACTGTTTCCGACACCCCAGGGAGTTGCACTCCAAGCTCAATCAACAACGGAACAGTCTCTCCCTATCCCTCCTGCTCTCCTGCAACTCTGGATACAGAATGGAAGGCAGTGTCTGTGTGGTTACTAGCACCGGCGGTGGCGGCGGTGGCGGCAGCGGAGGCGGTGGCGGTGGCGGTGGCGGCAGCACTGGTGGTGGAGGTAGTGTAA
- a CDS encoding sigma-70 family RNA polymerase sigma factor: protein MKNKKAKKFKPKKKFGKAAKKEVKTKKRAAKKTPRKKAKKEAPAAKLTKKERIFEERVKSIISRSRHRGFITEAEIIKFFPDVERDIAELERLYDRLDDANIKVEESHEFLVKTDEEPSEEEINHALNITADDTIVSDSVQMYLREIGKTPLLKGEEEKELAKKNEKGDMEARNHLMQANLRLVVSIAKRYVGRSPNLTLLDLIQEGNMGLARAVDKFDYRRGFKFSTYATWWIRQAITRALADQSRTIRIPVHMVETISKYTQIKRRLLQDLGREPVPEEIAIEMGIDIEKVRHIIKISQDTISFEAPVGDNDEDSSLGDFIEDEKSQTPAQAAALRLLGDQIKEIISDLSPREQKILKMRFGLEDGVTHTLEEVGNEFGVTRERIRQIEFKALEKIREHHNLKKLEGY, encoded by the coding sequence ATGAAAAATAAAAAGGCAAAAAAATTTAAGCCGAAAAAAAAATTCGGCAAGGCTGCCAAAAAAGAGGTAAAAACCAAAAAAAGAGCGGCCAAAAAAACGCCTCGAAAAAAGGCTAAAAAAGAAGCACCGGCGGCAAAACTTACTAAAAAAGAACGAATTTTTGAAGAACGAGTTAAATCTATAATCAGCCGCAGCCGCCACAGAGGTTTTATTACCGAGGCGGAAATTATTAAATTTTTTCCCGATGTTGAAAGGGATATCGCTGAATTAGAGCGTCTTTACGACCGACTCGACGATGCGAATATAAAAGTTGAAGAAAGCCATGAATTTTTGGTTAAAACCGATGAAGAGCCTAGCGAAGAAGAAATTAATCACGCTTTAAACATTACGGCGGATGATACTATTGTTTCCGATTCGGTCCAGATGTATTTAAGAGAAATCGGTAAAACGCCTCTCTTGAAAGGCGAAGAAGAAAAAGAATTGGCTAAAAAAAATGAAAAAGGGGATATGGAGGCCCGTAACCATTTAATGCAGGCGAATTTGCGTTTGGTAGTGTCGATTGCCAAGCGTTATGTCGGCCGAAGTCCCAACTTAACTTTATTGGATCTTATTCAGGAGGGGAACATGGGTTTAGCCAGAGCCGTTGATAAATTTGATTATAGAAGAGGTTTTAAATTCTCAACTTATGCTACTTGGTGGATTAGGCAAGCTATTACCCGCGCTTTGGCCGATCAGTCTCGAACTATCCGAATTCCGGTTCACATGGTTGAAACAATTTCAAAATATACCCAAATAAAACGCCGGTTGCTTCAAGATTTAGGGCGCGAGCCTGTACCGGAAGAGATTGCCATAGAAATGGGCATTGATATTGAGAAGGTGCGCCACATAATAAAAATTTCTCAAGATACAATTTCTTTTGAAGCGCCGGTAGGCGATAACGACGAGGATTCGTCACTCGGTGATTTTATTGAAGATGAAAAAAGCCAGACACCGGCTCAAGCGGCGGCGTTGCGTTTGCTGGGAGATCAAATAAAGGAAATTATCAGCGACTTATCTCCGCGGGAACAAAAAATTCTCAAAATGCGTTTCGGACTCGAAGACGGCGTTACCCATACCCTTGAGGAAGTCGGCAATGAGTTCGGCGTTACCAGAGAGCGTATCCGCCAGATAGAATTTAAAGCGCTTGAGAAAATCCGAGAACATCATAATTTAAAAAAATTGGAAGGTTATTAA